From the genome of Odocoileus virginianus isolate 20LAN1187 ecotype Illinois chromosome 16, Ovbor_1.2, whole genome shotgun sequence, one region includes:
- the CCNK gene encoding cyclin-K, with protein sequence MKENKENSSPSVTSANLDHTKPCWYWDKKDLAHTPSQLEGLDPATEARYRREGARFIFDVGTRLGLHYDTLATGIIYFHRFYMFHSFKQFPRYVTGACCLFLAGKVEETPKKCKDIIKTARSLLNDVQFGQFGDDPKEEVMVLERILLQTIKFDLQVEHPYQFLLKYAKQLKGDKNKIQKLVQMAWTFVNDSLCTTLSLQWEPEIIAVAVMYLAGRLCKFEIQEWTSKPMYRRWWEQFVQDVPVDVLEDICHQILDLYSQGKQQMPHHTPHQLQQPPSLQPTPQVPPVPPSQPPPGPEPPQPPQKDSQQPAQQPPPPPAQPPKKPSPQPSPPRQAKRAVVVSPKEENKAAEPPPPKIPKIEPTHPPLPPAHPPPDRKPPLAAALGEAEPPGPVEAGDLPKVQIPPPAHPAPVHQPPPLPHRPPPPPPSSYMTGMSTSSSYMSGEGYQSLQSMMKTEGPSYGALPPAYGPPAHLPYHPHVYPPNPPPPPVPPPPASFPPPAIPPPTPGYPPPPPTYNPNFPPPPPRLPPTHAVPPHPPPGLGLPPASYPPPAVPPGGQPPVPPPIPPPGMPPVGGLGRAAWMR encoded by the exons ATgaaggagaataaagaaaattcaaGCCCTTCAGTAACCTCAGCAAACCTGGACCACACAAAACCATGTTGGTACTGGGATAAAAAAGACTTGGCTCATACACCCTCACAGCTAGAAGGACTTGATCCAGCTACTGAGGCCCGGTACCGCCGAGAAGGGGCACGGTTCATCTTTGATGTGGGCACACGTTTGGGACT ACACTATGACACCCTGGCAActggaataatttattttcatcgCTTCTATATGTTCCATTCCTTCAAGCAATTTCCAAGATAT GTGACAGGAGCTTGTTGTCTCTTTCTGGCTGGGAAAGTAGAAGAAACaccaaaaaaatgtaaagatatcATCAAAACAGCACGGAGTTTATTAAATGATGTACAGTTTGGCCAGTTTGGAGATGACCCAAAG gaaGAAGTAATGGTTCTGGAGAGAATCTTACTGCAGACCATAAAGTTTGATTTACAGGTAGAACATCCGTACCAATTCCTACTCAAGTATGCAAAACAACTCAAAG GtgacaaaaacaaaattcaaaagttGGTTCAAATGGCATGGACATTCGTCAATGACAG TCTCTGCACGACCTTGTCACTACAgtgggaaccagagatcatagcAGTGGCAGTGATGTATCTTGCGGGACGTTTGTGCAAATTTGAAATACAGGAATGGACCTCCAAACCCATGTACAGGAGATGGTGGGAGCAGTTTGTGCAAGACGTCCCTGTGGATGTTTTGGAAG ACATCTGCCACCAAATCCTGGATCTGTACTCACAAGGGAAACAACAGATGCCTCATCACACCCCCCACCAGCTGCAGCAGCCCCCATCTCTCCAGCCGACACCGCAAGTGCCACCAGTGCCACCGTCACAGCCGCCTCCGGGCCCCGAGCCACCCCAGCCCCCACAGAAGGACTCGCAGCAGCCGGcccagcagccgccgccgccgcctgcccAGCCACCCAAGAAGCCGTCCCCGCAGCCCAGTCCCCCCCGGCAGGCGAAGCGAGCCGTG GTTGTTTCTCCCAAAGAAGAGAACAAAGCAGCAG aACCACCACCACCTAAAATTCCCAAAATCGAGCCCACTCACCCTCCATTGCCTCCAGCCCATCCACCTCCAG ACCGGAAGCCGCCCCTCGCAGCCGCGTTGGGTGAGGCCGAGCCTCCAGGCCCGGTGGAAGCCGGCGACCTCCCCAAGGTCCAGATCCCTCCTCCGGCCCACCCAGCGCCTGTGCACCAGCCGCCGCCGCTACCGCACcggccaccgccgccgccgccctctAGCTACATGACGGGGATGTCCACCAGCAGCTCCTACATGTCCGGGGAGGGCTACCAgagcctgcagtccatgatgAAGACCGAGGGCCCCTCCTACGGGGCGCTGCCGCCCGCCTACGGCCCACCGGCCCACCTGCCCTACCACCCGCACGTCTACCCGCCCAACCCGCCACCGCCGCccgtgcccccgccccccgcctctTTCCCGCCGCCCGCCATCCCTCCCCCGACTCCTGGctaccccccgcccccgcccacctATAACCCCAACTTCCCGCCGCCGCCCCCtcgcctgccccccacccacgcGGTCCCCCCGCACCCGCCCCCGGGCCTGGGCCTGCCACCAGCCAGCTACCCGCCTCCGGCGGTGCCCCCGGGGGGACAGCCCCCTGTGCCCCCGCCCATCCCCCCACCTGGCATGCCTCCCGTGGGGGGGCTGGGGCGGGCAGCCTGGATGAGATAA